Proteins found in one Miscanthus floridulus cultivar M001 chromosome 4, ASM1932011v1, whole genome shotgun sequence genomic segment:
- the LOC136551025 gene encoding uncharacterized protein, with protein MPSPSASAIATRFAAHWIADALAGDKSLEFSVLKALVGSSSEPFAGASEATRERVALRCLQEVSSVIAAGAEAAATARVLRVDGGARSCEDVLFRLIREVGSSGKLKKDLLPPFSQDIQETICTKKLTLPETSFHLKGV; from the exons ATGCCGTCCCCTTCCGCCTCCGCCATCGCCACCCGCTTCGCGGCCCACTGGATAGCTGACGCCCTCGCCGGCGACAAGTCCCTCGAGTTCTCCGTGCTCAAGG CGTTGGTGGGCTCCTCGTCGGAGCCCTTCGCGGGCGCCTCGGAGGCCACGCGCGAGCGGGTCGCGCTCCGGTGTCTGCAGGAGGTGTCTTCCGTGATAGCCGCTGGGGCTGAGgctgcggcgacggcgagggtGCTTAGGGTTGATGGCGGCGCTCGGTCGTGCGAGGATGTGCTGTTTCGGCTTATCAGAGAG GTTGGAAGTTCTGGAAAATTGAAGAAGGATTTGCTTCCACCTTTCAGTCAAGACATCCAGGAAACTATATGTACCAAGAAACTTACATTACCAGAAACTTCTTTTCATCTAAAAGGAGTTTAA
- the LOC136548118 gene encoding uncharacterized protein: MTASDGGRPRPNQDGIWPGSGNPEALNALSAGSQERSVQEVSACSGGRIVSWIIYCWLIWCERKTLFPAGNLRSFTSKRTAHFESSGVLDTLTKVLVALYEENDKPSSAVEFVQQKLGGPSISDYEKLKAEKLDLQLKYDKLLETHKETCRQLEELKNMKYGAPWN, from the exons ATGACGGCGAGCGACGGCGGCAGGCCGCGGCCGAACCAGGACGGGATCTGGCCGGGGAGCGGGAACCCCGAGGCGTTGAACGCCTTGAGCGCG GGAAGCCAAGAAAGAAGCGTTCAGGAagtatcagcctgttcgggaggccgtatcgtatcgtggattatttactgctggctgatttggtgtgagagaaaaacactgttcccggctggaaatttacgatcgtttacgagcaagcgaaccgCACATTTTGAATCCAGTGGCGTGCTCGATACCCTCACGAAAG TTCTTGTTGCGTTGTATGAGGAGAACGATAAGCCTTCATCTGCGGTCGA ATTTGTTCAGCAGAAGCTGGGTGGGCCATCAATTTCTGACTATGAAAAGCTCAAGGCAGAGAAGTTGGATTTGCAATTGAAGTATGATAAGCTTTTAGAAACCCACAAGGAAACATGCAGACAG CTGGAAGAACTTAAGAATATGAAGTACGGTGCACCTTGGAACTGA
- the LOC136551026 gene encoding F-box protein At2g23160-like, which translates to MDRAKGRAVAVLHDDLMVEILSRVPVKDLCRSTCVSKPWRDLITDPLNRKKLPQTLEGFFHGGADGHHSYGHFTSLSGSGECVPPVDPSFSFLTAKLPGVERMILLDSCNGLLLFGCTREDKFGYIVCNPATEELVTVPSSSASCPPPPPLEEGYYDANDGEERFAHTFLMFDPAVSLHFHLFHIWENRTMVKVETVHSYSSETRAWTDRSSKWKRGEKGGEWGLWGKAIIQFTYGRALVNGLLHFVVSRVRKHEFLIVAVDGKGKTCRIIGWHDKHASAEATFIGQSQGHLHCISMNKQSQRSRMHYFTWLSVWVLQDYDTQEWILKHNVSTSQLFGLLSCPIIDFDIVAMHPDHNSIILVQGSNQKLVLYDMDSKELRALRSLGEDCMFIFIPYVPCFMESPFLATKD; encoded by the coding sequence ATGGACCGTGCAAAGGGGAGGGCGGTGGCGGTCCTCCACGACGACCTTATGGTGGAGATCCTCTCGCGCGTGCCCGTCAAGGACCTCTGCCGATCCACGTGCGTGTCCAAACCCTGGCGCGACCTCATCACCGACCCCCTCAACCGCAAGAAGCTGCCCCAGACCCTAGAAGGCTTCTTCCACGGCGGCGCCGACGGGCATCACAGCTACGGCCATTTCACGAGCCTGTCGGGGAGCGGAGAATGCGTGCCTCCAGTCGACCCTTCCTTCTCCTTCCTCACGGCGAAGCTGCCTGGGGTCGAGCGCATGATCCTCTTGGATTCCTGCAACGGGCTCCTGCTGTTTGGCTGCACCCGGGAGGACAAGTTTGGGTACATCGTGTGCAACCCTGCGACCGAGGAACTGGTGACTGTGCCCTCCAGCTCTGCCTCTtgtccgcctccgcctccactgGAGGAGGGCTATTATGACGCCAATGATGGAGAAGAAAGATTTGCACACACCTTTCTGATGTTTGACCCGGCTGTCTCCCTGCACTTCCACTTGTTCCACATCTGGGAGAATAGGACGATGGTGAAGGTGGAAACGGTGCACTCTTACTCGTCTGAAACCAGGGCATGGACTGACAGGTCAAGCAAGTGGAAGCGAGGTGAAAAGGGCGGTGAATGGGGATTGTGGGGTAAGGCCATAATCCAATTCACTTACGGCAGGGCTTTGGTCAATGGTCTGCTGCATTTTGTTGTCTCCCGTGTTCGGAAACATGAGTTTCTGATAGTTGCAGTGGATGGGAAAGGGAAAACTTGTAGGATCATCGGCTGGCATGATAAGCATGCGTCGGCGGAAGCTACTTTTATTGGTCAATCCCAAGGTCATCTGCACTGCATCAGTATGAATAAGCAATCACAACGCTCCCGTATGCACTACTTCACGTGGCTGTCAGTTTGGGTTCTTCAGGACTATGATACACAAGAATGGATCCTGAAGCACAATGTGAGCACTTCGCAATTATTTGGTTTGCTGAGTTGCCCAATCATCGACTTTGATATTGTGGCCATGCATCCAGATCACAATTCGATAATCCTTGTTCAGGGTTCCAACCAGAAACTGGTATTGTATGACATGGATAGTAAGGAACTGCGTGCCCTGCGCAGTCTAGGAGAGGACTGTATGTTTATTTTTATCCCGTATGTTCCCTGTTTCATGGAGTCACCGTTTCTTGCCACCAAGGACTGA